A single window of Hymenobacter sp. APR13 DNA harbors:
- the atpH gene encoding ATP synthase F1 subunit delta, giving the protein MSELRVASRYAKSLLDLAEEQGTLEQVKDDMDLFNKTLTESRDLRLLLRNPIVKHDKKLAILRAVFGGKVSNLTEKFFTIVTQKNRESALEFIGAEFLTQYNSLRGVQLAEVTTAMPLTPALRTELESLVRQQTGLQQVTLTEKVDASLIGGFVLRVGDRLLDDSVSFRLRKLRTEFLKNPYQSQL; this is encoded by the coding sequence ATGTCTGAACTACGAGTTGCCTCCCGCTATGCCAAGTCGTTGCTCGATTTGGCCGAGGAGCAGGGTACGCTGGAGCAGGTGAAGGACGACATGGACTTGTTCAACAAAACGTTGACCGAGAGCCGCGACCTGCGCCTGTTGCTGCGCAACCCCATCGTCAAGCACGACAAGAAGCTGGCCATCCTGCGCGCCGTATTCGGGGGCAAGGTGTCGAACCTCACCGAGAAGTTCTTCACCATCGTCACCCAGAAAAACCGCGAAAGCGCGCTGGAATTTATTGGTGCCGAGTTTCTGACCCAATACAACAGCCTGCGCGGTGTGCAGCTGGCCGAAGTCACGACGGCTATGCCGCTGACGCCGGCCCTGCGCACGGAGCTGGAGTCGCTGGTTCGCCAGCAGACCGGCCTCCAGCAGGTGACCCTCACCGAGAAGGTGGACGCTTCGCTGATCGGCGGCTTCGTGCTGCGCGTCGGCGACCGGCTCCTCGACGACTCCGTGAGCTTCCGGTTGCGCAAGCTGCGCACCGAATTCTTGAAGAACCCCTACCAATCTCAACTATAA
- a CDS encoding F0F1 ATP synthase subunit B, with protein MQIVTPELGLIFWQLVIFGIVLLLLRAFAWKPILSSLKERESSIDDALRMADQAKLEMQQLKAGNEKLLADARMERDRILKEATEVSNQLIETAKTKATEEGGRMIVQAREAIQNEKNAALAEVKNTAAKLSIDIAERILRRELADQPAQQQLVDSYLKEVNLN; from the coding sequence ATGCAAATTGTAACGCCCGAATTAGGCCTTATCTTTTGGCAGCTGGTGATTTTCGGCATCGTGCTGCTCTTGCTGCGCGCGTTTGCCTGGAAGCCCATCCTGAGCTCGTTGAAAGAGCGGGAAAGCTCCATCGATGATGCCCTGCGCATGGCCGACCAGGCCAAGCTCGAAATGCAGCAGCTCAAAGCCGGCAACGAAAAGCTGCTGGCCGACGCCCGCATGGAGCGCGACCGTATTCTGAAGGAAGCCACTGAAGTGTCCAACCAGCTCATCGAGACGGCTAAGACCAAGGCGACGGAAGAAGGCGGCCGCATGATTGTGCAGGCCCGCGAAGCCATTCAGAACGAGAAAAACGCCGCCCTGGCCGAGGTGAAAAACACCGCTGCCAAGCTGTCGATTGATATTGCCGAGCGTATCCTGCGCCGTGAGCTGGCCGACCAGCCCGCCCAGCAGCAGCTCGTCGACTCGTACCTGAAGGAAGTAAACCTGAATTAG